A window from Flavobacterium sp. encodes these proteins:
- a CDS encoding ATP-binding protein gives MKINFKKTYKFAIKSALYISLFSTGFVLILMSLFYKNQLKHQIAFGIVFIISIYIFSFLVLQYRVERFIYRRVKKIYDEVSLLESTTLINQPITTDMETLSREVKKFATDKKLEIEMLEIREQYRREFLGNVSHELKTPLFTVQGYVSTLLDGAMDDKNIRKKYLKRAEKGVERLIYIVEDLDMITKLESGDLDLNMTDFDIVELIQNVFDLLEMKADKKKIKLAFESKNVQSVIIRGDQDRIQQVLENLIVNSIKYGKEGGLTEVGVVNLTKKKVLIRISDNGEGVEKQNIPRLFERFYRVDKSGTRSEGGSGLGLAIVKHIIEAHKEKVYVESEFGIGSEFSFTLEKAFKLQKADVKK, from the coding sequence AGCATTATATATAAGTCTGTTTTCTACAGGTTTTGTGCTGATATTAATGTCCTTATTTTACAAAAACCAGTTAAAACATCAAATCGCATTTGGAATAGTCTTTATTATTTCAATTTACATATTCTCTTTTCTGGTTTTACAATATCGTGTAGAACGGTTTATTTATCGCAGAGTTAAGAAAATTTACGATGAGGTTTCGTTATTAGAATCGACAACATTAATCAACCAGCCGATTACGACCGATATGGAAACGCTTTCGCGAGAAGTAAAAAAGTTTGCTACTGATAAAAAACTCGAAATCGAAATGCTCGAAATTCGTGAACAATATCGAAGAGAATTTTTAGGAAACGTTTCGCATGAATTAAAAACACCATTATTTACCGTTCAGGGTTATGTTTCGACTTTGCTTGATGGTGCGATGGACGATAAAAACATTCGAAAAAAATATTTAAAACGTGCCGAAAAAGGAGTAGAACGTCTTATATATATAGTAGAAGATCTTGATATGATTACCAAACTCGAGTCTGGTGATTTAGATTTGAATATGACTGATTTTGACATTGTTGAATTGATTCAGAATGTTTTCGATTTATTGGAAATGAAAGCCGATAAAAAGAAAATCAAACTCGCTTTTGAAAGTAAAAATGTTCAATCAGTTATTATTCGCGGAGATCAGGACAGAATTCAGCAGGTTTTGGAAAATCTTATTGTAAATTCAATTAAATACGGAAAAGAAGGCGGATTAACTGAAGTTGGCGTTGTAAACTTAACCAAGAAAAAAGTCCTGATTCGTATTAGCGATAATGGAGAAGGCGTTGAAAAACAAAACATTCCGAGGCTTTTTGAACGTTTTTACCGGGTTGACAAAAGCGGAACTCGTTCTGAAGGAGGTTCTGGTTTAGGTTTGGCTATTGTAAAACATATTATTGAAGCTCACAAAGAGAAAGTTTATGTAGAAAGTGAGTTCGGAATTGGTTCAGAATTCTCATTTACGCTCGAAAAAGCATTCAAATTGCAAAAAGCGGACGTTAAAAAATAG
- a CDS encoding glycosyltransferase: protein MSIDYSANKTILVAPLNWGLGHATRCIPIIKALQENNYIPIIASDGVALALLRKEFPYVQTLELPSYHIEYAKNGKNFKWKLIKNLPKMITAILDEKKIVNTWIKKHGIDGIISDNRLGVFSKKVPSVFMTHQLNVMTGNTTWFTSKCHQHIIKKYTECWVPDSNEGVNLTGELGHLKTNELNLRYIGPLSRMKKKETPMVYDLMIILSGPEPQRTFLDEKLQKEAAKFKGKVVFVQGIVDKTQEKWEAGNVTYYNFMNSKQLEQTFNESEFVLCRSGYTTVMDLAKLGKKAFFIPTPGQYEQEYLAIKLQEENLVPYAMQDDFTIEDLSKVKSFKGLSQFENDIDWDLLFSVFEDPL, encoded by the coding sequence ATGAGCATTGATTATTCTGCTAACAAAACTATATTAGTTGCTCCTTTAAACTGGGGACTGGGACATGCTACACGATGTATACCAATAATTAAGGCGCTCCAGGAAAATAATTACATTCCGATTATTGCTTCTGATGGTGTTGCGCTGGCTTTATTGCGAAAAGAATTTCCCTATGTACAAACTCTGGAACTGCCTTCTTATCATATTGAATATGCAAAGAATGGTAAAAATTTTAAATGGAAGCTGATTAAAAATCTTCCAAAGATGATTACTGCCATTTTAGATGAAAAGAAAATCGTAAATACCTGGATTAAAAAACATGGTATTGACGGTATTATTTCAGATAACAGATTGGGGGTTTTCAGCAAAAAAGTGCCTTCGGTTTTTATGACGCATCAATTGAATGTTATGACCGGAAACACAACATGGTTTACGAGTAAATGTCATCAGCATATTATCAAAAAATATACAGAATGCTGGGTTCCTGATTCTAATGAAGGTGTAAATCTTACAGGTGAATTAGGCCATCTTAAAACAAATGAACTTAACCTGAGATATATTGGCCCTTTGAGCAGAATGAAGAAAAAGGAAACGCCAATGGTTTATGATTTGATGATTATTTTATCCGGGCCTGAACCTCAGCGTACTTTTCTTGACGAAAAACTACAGAAAGAAGCAGCTAAATTTAAAGGTAAAGTTGTTTTTGTACAGGGAATTGTAGATAAAACACAGGAAAAATGGGAAGCCGGAAATGTAACGTATTACAATTTTATGAACTCTAAACAGCTGGAACAGACTTTTAACGAAAGTGAATTTGTGCTTTGTCGTTCTGGTTATACTACTGTTATGGATCTGGCTAAGCTGGGCAAAAAAGCTTTTTTTATACCTACGCCGGGACAATATGAACAGGAATATCTGGCGATAAAACTTCAGGAAGAAAATCTTGTACCTTATGCAATGCAAGACGACTTTACAATTGAAGATTTATCAAAAGTAAAGTCGTTTAAAGGTTTGTCTCAGTTTGAAAATGATATTGACTGGGACTTGTTATTTAGTGTTTTTGAAGATCCTTTATAA
- a CDS encoding porin yields MIKRKILAVLILITCAANAQETNKQQISKQDVKNEVMRILDSINKAKLPETKSGGGVEEHWYDRISLRGYAQIRYNGLFSTNDKVSCEQCDKSWGTTSTAPDAKANNGLFIRRARLVFSGQVHPNVFFYFQPDFASSPVTGIQNFVQIRDLYFDLSFDKKKEYRVRIGQSKIPYGFENMQSSSQRLTLDRSDAINSAILNERDLGMFFYWAPAEIRKRFEMLVKDGYKGSGDFGVFAFGVYNGQIANKLDGNRDLNVVARVTYPFVIGSQIIEPGIQAYTGKWAFTGEISNGVTVNDPQYVKDQRLGATFVLYPRPFGIQTEYNIGKGPRYNTLTNTVDETDLNGGYVLLNYKWDLKKQHIYPFAKFQYYDGGKKYEKDARSYVVRDYELGVEWQPIKAFELTAEYVIADRTFVDSALPINRQQGNVLRLQAQFNF; encoded by the coding sequence ATGATAAAAAGAAAAATTTTAGCAGTTTTAATACTGATTACTTGTGCTGCTAATGCGCAGGAAACAAACAAACAACAAATAAGCAAGCAGGATGTAAAAAACGAAGTAATGCGTATTTTAGATTCTATTAATAAAGCAAAACTTCCGGAGACTAAATCCGGAGGAGGAGTTGAAGAACATTGGTACGACAGAATCTCTTTAAGAGGTTATGCCCAAATTAGATACAATGGTCTTTTTTCTACAAATGATAAAGTTTCATGTGAGCAATGTGATAAATCCTGGGGAACAACTTCTACAGCTCCGGATGCAAAAGCAAACAACGGACTTTTTATTCGCCGTGCCCGTTTAGTATTTTCAGGACAAGTACATCCAAATGTTTTCTTTTATTTTCAACCGGATTTTGCGAGTTCACCAGTTACCGGAATTCAAAATTTCGTGCAGATTCGTGATCTTTATTTTGATCTTTCTTTTGATAAGAAAAAAGAATATCGTGTTCGTATCGGGCAAAGTAAAATTCCGTATGGTTTTGAAAACATGCAGTCTAGTTCACAACGTTTAACTCTAGACCGTTCCGATGCCATAAACAGTGCGATATTAAATGAACGTGATTTAGGAATGTTTTTCTATTGGGCTCCTGCTGAAATCAGAAAAAGATTTGAAATGCTGGTAAAAGACGGTTACAAAGGTTCTGGAGATTTTGGAGTATTTGCTTTTGGAGTTTACAACGGGCAAATTGCTAATAAACTTGATGGAAACAGAGACTTAAATGTTGTGGCCAGAGTAACATATCCATTTGTAATTGGAAGCCAAATTATTGAACCGGGAATTCAGGCCTATACAGGAAAATGGGCTTTTACCGGAGAAATTTCTAACGGCGTTACCGTAAATGATCCTCAGTATGTAAAAGACCAAAGATTGGGAGCAACCTTTGTTTTATACCCAAGACCTTTCGGAATTCAAACTGAGTATAATATTGGAAAAGGGCCTCGTTATAACACATTAACCAATACAGTTGACGAAACTGATTTAAACGGTGGATATGTTTTATTAAACTATAAATGGGATTTAAAAAAACAGCATATTTATCCTTTTGCCAAATTTCAATATTATGATGGAGGAAAAAAATATGAAAAAGATGCCAGAAGTTATGTCGTAAGAGATTACGAATTAGGCGTAGAATGGCAGCCAATTAAAGCTTTTGAATTAACAGCTGAATATGTAATTGCCGACAGAACTTTTGTTGACAGTGCACTTCCAATCAACAGACAACAAGGAAATGTGTTAAGATTACAAGCGCAGTTCAACTTCTAA